CACCGGCCGCCAAGGCGGTGCATCCGGGCTACAACGCGAAGGCTATCGAGACCCGGCAGCGTTCCATCGATCTCGCCCTGGTGAGGATCCCCGAGGCTCTGCCCGCGCGGTTCGAGCGGGCGACGCTCTCCGTCGGAACCGTCGCGAAGAACAGCCCGGTCGTCGTCGGCGGCTACGGCCTTGCCCGCGAGGGCGAGGCCAAGAGTTCCGGCACCTTCCGCACTACATCTCTGACCGCCATCGAGCCCTACGGCCCGAGCAGGATCCTGCTTTGGGCGGACGGCTCCGGCACGGCCAGCGCCTGCCAGGGCGATTCCGGCGGGCCGATGGCCTCGGGATCATCCGTCGCGGCGATCACGAGCTGGTCGTCGCCGGCGAAGGGGCGAAGCTGCGGAGGCGTGACGCAGGGCATCCTCGTCGGTCCGCAGCGCGAATGGATCGACCGGATCCTGAAAGGCTGGAATCGCACCGCTCTCTGGAACGAGAACTAGTTTTCCCTAACGTAAGGAACTATCCTGACAGCCAAGATCTTGCCTTAAAAAATCCTTCTCCCATACGGCATCATCATTCCATGCGCGCATTGCCAACCCTTGCCCTTGCCGTCTTCGCCCTTGTGGCCACTCCCGCCTGGGCCGTCCTGCAAGGCGCCACCTCGCGCGATCCCGATGGGCTGCGCCGGTCCGTGGTGTCGATCGAGAGCTCCACGGGCGAACTCTGCTCCGGTGTGGTGGTCGGGCCGGACCTCGTGCTCACCGCCGCCCATTGCATGACGGATCGGGCCGCCTACCGGGTCACGGCACTCAACCGCGCCTTCAAGCAACAGCGGTTCGACGTCGCCGCGCTGGCGGTTCACCCGACCTTCGTGCCAGGCACGACGCCGCGCACGCAGCCCGGGATCGACCTCGCCCTTCTCAAGCTCGACCGCCCGCTCGGCCCAGATTTCCTGCCTCTCAACCCGTCCCAGGCGGGCCGGATCGATGTGGGCGACGGCGTGACGATCGCCGGCTTCGGCGTATTGACCGAGCGAGCCAAGCGCACGGCCCGGACTCTGCGCCAGACGAACTTGGTATCGCTCGGCCCCATCGAAGTGGCCAACCGCGTCCTGATCGTCGCCGACCGCAACCGGTTGGCGGAAACGACCGGCGCCGGCGCCTGCAGGGGCGATTCCGGCGGGCCGATCCTGGCCGCCACCCAGTCTGGCTATCTGCTCTACGGCATCACGAGCTGGTCGAGCGGCCCCTTGCGCAGCCGGGAGCGGAGCGCCTGCGGCGGCCTCACGGCCGTGACCCCCATCGTCGAGCATATCGGCTGGATCTCGTCGAACATGCGTCATCTCGGGGCGATGAACGGCACATGGACGGGGAATTAGGGGCCTCGCCATTTGGCTTTGTCAGCTAGACACCCCCTCACGTCACGGCCGACCCTGTGCCGGCCGTCCCGATTTCTTAAAGCGTCGCGCCTCAACCAATCGGGATCACCGGCACAAGGCCGGTGATGATGTGGACAGGCCGGTTGTAGGCCTCGCCTTTAAGCCGCGAACTTCAGCAGCTTGATCGCCGCGTAATCCTGCACGCCGCCGCCGACGCGCTTCGTCGTGTAGAACAGCACGTAAGGCTTGGCGGAATACGGATCGCGCAGCACGCGCATGCCCGCACGGTCGACGATGAGATAGCCGCGCTTGAAGTCGCCGAAAGCAACCGCGCATTCATTCGCCGCGATGTCCGGCATGTCCTCGGCCTCGACGACGGGGAAGCCCATCAGGGTCGCGGCCTGGCCCACGCTCGCGGGCGGAGCCCAGAGGTACTGGCCGTTATCGTCCTTGAACCGGCGGATCGCGCTCTGCGTCTTGCGGTTCATCACGAAGGAGGCGTTCTGGCGGTAACCGGCCTTGAGGGCGTAGATCAGGTCCACCAGCACGTCGGACGGGTTGTCCGCCGGGAAGCTCGCGCCGCCCGTCCGCACCGTGCCGAGCTTGCCCCATTCCCAAACCTCCTCCTCGACCGTCTCGGCGGAGAGGAAGCCCTTGGGCTTGTTGACGCCGTCGCCGGTCACGAAGGCGGTGCTTTCCTGCTCGGCGAAGGCCGCCTCGACTTCCTCGGCGATCCAGCGGTCGATATCGACCACCGCGTCGTCGAGTAGGGTCTGCGTGGCGGCCGGCATGGCATAGAGTTCCATGGCCGGGAAGCTCATCTCGGAAAGCGTCGGGCTCGCCGTCTGCGGGCGGGCCGCCGCCTCTCCGACCCAGCCCGTCGCCGGGCCTGTGACCGAGAAGGCGCGCTTGTACTGACCGCCGGAAATCACCCGCACGGACGAGATGGAGCGGATCGGAGAGATGGC
This region of Microvirga mediterraneensis genomic DNA includes:
- a CDS encoding phage major capsid protein translates to MIPVVDTKAVSDDVTSAFEDFARAFEAFKETNDTRLSEIETRLSSDVVTDEKLTRIDTALDDAKRRLDRLSLNRSRPPLGSATDIARDPAKGEHKAAFHSYIRSGEASGLKRLEEKALSAGSGPDGGYLVPDTVETEVLRRLSAISPIRSISSVRVISGGQYKRAFSVTGPATGWVGEAAARPQTASPTLSEMSFPAMELYAMPAATQTLLDDAVVDIDRWIAEEVEAAFAEQESTAFVTGDGVNKPKGFLSAETVEEEVWEWGKLGTVRTGGASFPADNPSDVLVDLIYALKAGYRQNASFVMNRKTQSAIRRFKDDNGQYLWAPPASVGQAATLMGFPVVEAEDMPDIAANECAVAFGDFKRGYLIVDRAGMRVLRDPYSAKPYVLFYTTKRVGGGVQDYAAIKLLKFAA
- a CDS encoding S1 family peptidase, which produces MQRLVLICLALPLMAAQAKAVVGGAEDEGPLARRSVMVLSSNGGVCSAVVLAKDVVLTAAHCVTGAAEHRVHFRDETGEPVLITPAAKAVHPGYNAKAIETRQRSIDLALVRIPEALPARFERATLSVGTVAKNSPVVVGGYGLAREGEAKSSGTFRTTSLTAIEPYGPSRILLWADGSGTASACQGDSGGPMASGSSVAAITSWSSPAKGRSCGGVTQGILVGPQREWIDRILKGWNRTALWNEN
- a CDS encoding S1 family peptidase, whose protein sequence is MRALPTLALAVFALVATPAWAVLQGATSRDPDGLRRSVVSIESSTGELCSGVVVGPDLVLTAAHCMTDRAAYRVTALNRAFKQQRFDVAALAVHPTFVPGTTPRTQPGIDLALLKLDRPLGPDFLPLNPSQAGRIDVGDGVTIAGFGVLTERAKRTARTLRQTNLVSLGPIEVANRVLIVADRNRLAETTGAGACRGDSGGPILAATQSGYLLYGITSWSSGPLRSRERSACGGLTAVTPIVEHIGWISSNMRHLGAMNGTWTGN